The following DNA comes from Amycolatopsis solani.
CATGACCGACGAAAACCACTGGACCATCGAAGAAACCCTGCCGGTGACCCCCGGGGTCCTCGCGGAGCTGTACGCCCAGGTCCTCGGGCTCGACGACGTCGGGACCGACGACAGCTTCTTCGACCTCGGCGGGGACGACGTGTCGTCGCTGCAGCTGGTCAGGCGCGCCCGGGCGGTCGGCGTGCTGATCCAGCCGGACGACGTGGCCTGGCACGAGACCCCGGCCGAGCTGGCGCCGGTCGCCCGCCAGGGCGGGGCCTCGGCCGACCCGCTCGACGACGTCGGGGTGGGTGCGGTCGCCGTCACCCCGATCATCGAGGCGTTCCACGCCCACGGCGGGCTGGTCGACCGGTTCTTCCAGGCCATGCTGATCGCCACGCCGGCCGGGCTGGACCTGGCCGGGGTGTCCAGGCTGCTGCAGGCGGTGGTCGACCACCACGACGTGCTCCGCCTGCGCGTGGCGTCCGGCGGCGACGGCGGCCTGGCGCTGACGGTGCGGCCGGTCGGCTCCGTTCCGGTGGCGCGGTACCTCGAGCACGTCGACTGCCGCGGGCTTTCCGGCGAACAGGCCGAGGCCACGATCGCGGCCGGATACGAAGCCGCCGGTGACCGGCTCGGGCTCACCGCGGACTCGCTGCTGCAGCCGGTCTGGTTCGACCACGGGCCGGACCGGCCGGGAACGCTGCTGGTGCTGATCCACCACGTCGTGGTCGACGGCGTGTCGTGGCGGATCCTGCTGCAGGACCTCGCGGCGGGCTGGGCCGCGATCAGCGCCGGCGAACCGATCGGCCTGCCGGCCACCGGGACGTCGTTCCGGCGCTGGTCCCTGCTGCTGGCCGCGCAGGCCCACGCCCCGGCGCGGGCGGCGGAACTGCCGGTGTGGCAAGGGATCCTGGCGCCGGCCGAGCCGCTGGTGTGCGGGGACCTCGACCCGGAGAAGGACATCTACGCCACCGCCGCCAAGGTCTCGAAGCGCCTGCCGGTGGCGCAGACCGTCCCGCTGCTGGGGACGGTCCCGTCGGCGCTCGGCGCCGGGATCCAGGACGTGCTGCTGGCCGCGTTCGCGTTCGCGGCGGCGCGGTGGGCGCGTGCGCGCGGGCGGGCGGCCGGACCCCTCGTGGTCGACGTCGAAGGGCACGGGCGCGACGAATCCGTGGCGCCGGGTGTCGACCTGTCCCGCACGCTGGGCTGGTTCACCAGCATGTACCCGGTCCGCCTCGACCCGGACGCGGTGGCTTGGGACGATCTGCTCGCGGGTGGGGCCGCGGCCCGCCGGGGCGTCGAGCGGATCAAGGAAAACCTGCGTGCCGTCCCCGGCGGCCTCGGGTTCGGACTGCTGCGCCACCTCAACGCGCGGACGCGCGCGCGGCTGGAGCCGGCGGTCCGGCCGGACGCCGGGTTCAACTACCTGGGCCGGGTGGCCTCCTCCACCGGCGACAGCCCGTGGACCCCGCGGCCCGGGCCTGGGGAAGGCGGCGGTTTCCTCGGCGGCGGCCAGGCCGACATGCCGCTGCTGCACGTGCTCGACCTCAACGCGATCACCTACGACACGGCCGACGGCCCGCAGCTGGTGGCGAACTGGACGTTCGCCGGACGGCACCTGACCGAGCACGAGGTCGGCGAGCTGGCGGACCTGTGGTTCGCCGCGCTGGCCGCGATCGCCACCGTCGCCGGGCACGGCCGAGGATGAGCCCGACGCTCCTGCGCGGCGGCCGGGTGATCGACCCGGCCGGCGGGTTCGACGGCGTCACCGACGTCCTGCTGACCGGTGACCGGGTCACCGCGGTCGGCCCGCACCCGGCGCCGGAACCGGGGACCACGCTCGTCGACGTCGCCGGGCTGGTGGTCGGGCCGGGGTTCGTGGACCTGCACAGCCACGCGCAGTCGATCGCCGGGCTGCGGCTGCGGGCGATGGACGGGGTCACGACGGCTTTGGAGCTGGAGGCCGGGCTGATGCCGCTCGGGCGCGCGTACGCCGAGGCGGCCGCGGCCGGGCGGCCGGTGCACTACGGCTTCTCCGCTTCCTGGGGTGCGGCCCGGGCCCGCGTGCTCGCCGGCGTCGAGCCCGACGCGCGGGTCCAGACCACCATGGCGGCGCTGGGCGATCCGCGGTGGCAACGGTCTTCGTCCCCGCCGGAGCTGGCCGCCTGGCTGTCCCTTCTGGACGGCGAGCTGGCCGCCGGGGCACTGGGCATCGGCGTGCTGATGGGATACGCGCCCTACTCCGCGCCGCCGGAGTTCCTCGCCGTCGCGCGGCTCGCCGCGGCCGCCGGGGTGCCGGTCTATACACACGTGCGCGAGCTGGCCGAGGTCGATGCGGCCATCCCGGTCGACGGGGCGGCGGAGCTCGCGCTGGCCGCGGCGGAAACGGGCGCCGCGATGCACCACTGCCACGTCAACAGCACGTCCGGGCGGCACCTCGAGCGGGTGCTGCGCACCCTGGACGAGGCACGCCGGGAAGGCTCGCGGGTAACCGTGGAGGCGTACCCGTACGGCGCGGGCAGCACGGCGGTCGGGGCCGCGTTCCTCGACCCGGAACGATTGCGGCTCAAGGGGCTCGGCCCGGCCAGCGTGGTCATGCTCGAATCCGGCGAACGCGTCGCGGACGAGGCCCGCCTGCGCGAGCTGCGGCGCGCCGACCCGGGCGCGGCGTGCGTCCTGGAGTTCCTGGACGAGCGGGTCGCCGCCGACCGGGCGCTGCTGCACGCGTCGCTGGCCTTCCCCGACGCCGTCGTCGCCAGCGACGCCATGCCGGTGACCTGGCCCGGCGGCGTGCGGGAGAGCACCGACTGGCCGTTGCCACCCGGCGGGTCCACCCACCCCCGCACCGCGGGGACGTTCGCCCGCGCGCTGCGGGTGATGGTGCGCGAGACGGGCGCCTGGACGTGGCTGGAGGCCTTCCGCCGGTGTTCCCACCTGCCCGCGCGGATCCTCGACGACGTCGCGCCGGCGGCGCGGGGCAAGGGCTGGCTCGGTGCCGGCGCGGACGCCGACCTGGTGGTGCTCGACCCCGGCACGATCACCGACACCGCCACCCACGCCGATCCGACCCGGCCGTCGGCCGGGGTCCGGCACCTGTTCGTCGCCGGGGTCCCGGTGGTCGCGGACGGGGAGTTGCGCGCCGGCGCGCTGCCCGGGCGGGGAGTGCGAGGTGAGCCGCGATGACGGCGGAAAGGACGAGCCGATGGCCGAACTGGTGACGGAGCCCCCGGAAGTGGCGGCGGCGGCCGCGGCCGGGGTGGTGGTCCGCGAACTGGCCGGCGTACCCGAGCTGACCGCCGTGTGCGCCCTCTTCCGGTCGATCTGGGGCGGCACGCTGGTCACCGCCGAGCTGCTGAAGGCGTTGGCGGCGGCCGGGAACTACGTGGCCGGGGCGTTCGACGGGGATCGGCTGCTCGGCGGCTGCCTCGGGTTCTTCGGCCACCCGGCCAAGGGCAGCCTGCACAGCCACATCGCCGGGGTCGCCCGCGCCGGGTCCGGCCGGGGCGTCGGGTTCGCGCTCAAGCTGCACCAGCGCGCCTGGGCGCTGCGCGAGGGCGCCACCCGCGTCTCCTGGACGTTCGACCCGCTGGTGCGCCGCAACGCGCACTTCAACCTGGCCAAGCTGGCCGCCCGCCCGGTGCGCTACCTGCCCGACTTCTACGGCCCGATGGGCGACGCCATCAACGGCTCCGGTGCCACGGACCGGCTGATGACCGTCTGGGACCTCACCAGCCCGGCGGTCGAAGCGGCGGTGCGCGGCCGGCTGTCCCTTGTGGACGACGTGACCGGTGCGCCCGCGCTGTCCGTCGGCACGGACGGTGGCCCGGTGCCGGGCCCGGCCGACGCGCCGGTCGTACTGGTCGCGGTGCCACCCGACATCGAGGCGGTGCGGGTGAGCGACCCCGGGCTGGGCCGCGTCTGGCGGATCGCGCTGCGGGAGGTGCTGCACGGCCTGATGACCGGCGGTGCCCGGGTCACCGGGTTCGACCGGGCCGGCCGGTACGTGGTGGCGAGGGAGTGGCCGTGAAGCTCACCGGAGTGGAGATCCCGCGCGTGCGGATGCCTTTGGTGGCGCCGTTCCGGACAGGTCGACGCGAACACCGCGTACTCGCTGCCGGACGCGCCGCGGCTCGACCCGTTCGGCCTGCTGCTGCCGGAAAAGCCGCTGGACGAGGAGGATCTGCACGGCCACGCCGAGCTGCCCCGGTATGTGCGCACCCCGATCTGCCCGGCGACACGTCGGCGTCCGGCCACTTCTACCGCACCGACATCACCGAGCCGTTCGTCCTCGACGACGGGTACCTGCCGGTGCCGCCGGGCCCGGGCCTCGGGGTCACGCCGATCCCCGACCGCCTGGCCGAGGTGACCGGCGCGAGAACCTGGCTGGGCGCATGACCGCCCGGCCGGGCGGGCCCGTCCGGCGCTCCCGGCGACCTCGGTACCGCGGGGCGGGCACCCGGTGATGGCGTGCAGGAGCCGGACCACCCGAGCCGGCTCCTGCACGCCCGCGAGCTCAGAACGACTCGAGCCAGGCGGCCACCACGCCGAAGTACGCCGGGGCGTTCGGGGCGTAGTCGATCGCGTGGCCGTAGCCGTCGAGGATGTACGTCTGGAGGGGGCCGCCGAAGAACGGGGCTTCCGATGCGCGCAACGCTTCCGGGGACGAGCAGTCGCTGCCCAGGGTGCCGCAGAAGTGCGGGTCGTCGCCCACCACCAGCAGGACCGGGACGGTGATCTGCTGGGACGCCGGGGTCACCACCGTGGTCAACGTCAGGCTGTCCACCGCTTCCGTCGCCGCGAAGACGTCCTTTGTGGACTCGTCGTACGCGATCGCGGCCTCGTCCAGCGGGCCCGGGGTGTGGAAGGCCGTGTAGCGGGTGCCCGGGCTCGTGGTCAGGTAGCCCGCGTCGCGGCCGGGGACGGCCGGATCGAAGGGCGCCGGGATCATAGTGGCGAGCACCGGGATCACCGTGATCAGGTTCATCCGGTGGGTCATCCCCGTCACCAGCACGCCGTCGACGTCGTGGTAGCGGCCGGCCTCGATCATGGCCATCGCCGAGCCGATCGAGTGGCCGCCGACGATCACCTTCGCGAAGCGGGCACGGACCGACTGGATCACCTGGTGGGCCGCCGTGGCTTGGACCGAGGCGCTCAGCAACGTGCTTAGCGGCTTCGAACTCGCTCCCGTTCCCAGGCGGTCCAGCGCCAGGGTCGCGACGCCCGCGTTGTTCACGGCCAGGCGGAACGACCGGGTCTGCGGGGTGTAGCCGATGTCCCAATAGGACGCGTTGTACGTGCCGCCGGGGATCAGGACCACCACGGTCCGCGCGCCCGCCGGGGCGCACAGGCGGCCGTGCACCGTCTGGGGGAGCAGGGCCACCGTGACCGGGACGTTGAGGTCCTCGCACGTCGTCGTGGCCGCCCGTGCGGGGGCCGGTAACAGGGTCAGCAACAGGAAAACCGCAGCACAAACACGTAGGCGGAGCACGGGGGGTACGACCTCCAGCTAGCGACGGGGGACAGCCGTCATCGGCAGGCTGTCCGGGTAGGCGGCCGAGGTGAACTTCACGCGTACCGGGTGGTCCGGGAGCGGGACCAGCCGCCAGCGCGCGGCCACCGTGGCCACCGTGATGACGATTTCGTTCTGGGCGAAGCGGTTTCCGATGCACTGCCGGTTGCCCGCGCCGAACGGGATGAACGCGCCCTTCGGCAGCTCGGCGGCGCGCTCCGGGGTCCAGCGGCCGGGATCGAACCGGGCCGGGTCGGGGAACGACGCGGGGTCGTGGTGCAGGGCGTGCGGGCTGACGATCACTTCGGCGCCGGCCGGGAGCCGGACGCCGCCGAGGTCGACTTCCTCGAGGGTGCGGCGCATCAGCATCCACAGCGGGTACACGCGCAGCACCTCGTCGACCACTTGGCGGACGTAGCCCAGCCGCCCGAGGTTCTCGGCCGTGACCGGGCGGCCGCCGAGCACTTCGTCGATCTCGGCGTGCACGCGTGCCTCCACTTCGCGGTGCCTGCCGAGCTCGTGGAACGTCCAGGACAGCGCCAGCGCGGTCGTTTCGATGCCCGCGGTGAGCAGGGTGAGCACCTCGTCCCGCGCCTGCTCGTCGGTCATGCCGGCCAGCAGCAACGTCGAGAGCAGGTCGCCGTGGTCGGTGCCCTCGGCCCGCCATTCGCGGATCACCGCCAGCACGATCGCCCGCATCCGGGTGATCGCCTCGTCGAACCGCCGGTTACCGGGCACCGGCAGCTTTTCGACGAACTTCGGTGACAACGCGCGAATCATTCCCTGCTGGATGATCAGGTAAATGGATCTCCGCGCTTCGGCGATCGCCTCTTTTCCCAGTTCCGTGGAGAACAGCGCCTCGCCGACGATCGTCACCGCGAGGCGCTGCATGTCCTCGTCGACCGGCCGCACCTCGCCGGCCCGCCAGGAATCGGCCAGCGCGGCCGCCGCGTTCCGCATGATCTCCGCGTAAGCGATCAAGCGGTCGCGGTGGAACGCCGGTTGCATCAACCGCCGCTGGTGCCGGTGGAAGTCGCCGTTCGAAAGCACCAAGCCGTTTCCGACGAACGGCCGGAACTTGTCGAACATGGCGCCCTTGCGGAACTTCGGACCCGCGGTGACCAGCACTTCGTGCGCCAGCCGCGGGCTCGTGACGAAGTAGGTGGGTGCCGGGCCCAGGTACAGCTTCACGATCTCGCCGTGGTCGTGCAATGAACTGGTGAACGCGAAGCGTTGCCTCAGCAGTGCCGGAGTGTGCCCGAGAAAAGGCCACCGGCCCGGTGCGACCGGGGCGGTCATGTGGACTCCTCGTTGCGCCATTGTGTGGAATTCCCAAGGAGACGGCCTACGGTAGGCGCGTCCGGGCGAACGGTACAGTGCCCGATCGGGTGGCGTGCGCTCACGCACATGGCGCAGTGGACGAATCCGGAGAAATCGCTAAGCTCTTTCCGTCCGACAGACTGAGAAGGTGTTCTTCGTGACGCGATCACCGGAATGGGTACCGCCGGGAGTCGATATCTCGGTACCGAGTATGGCGCGCACCTACGACTTCATGCTGGGCGGCGGACACCACTTCGCCGTCGATCGAGCGGTGGGTGAACAGATCGAACGCGCGATGCCCGGTTTGCGCGACGCAGCGCGCGTGAACCGCGCGTTCCTGGGGCGCGCGGTGCGGTTCATGACGGGACAGGGGATCCGGCAGTTCCTCGACATCGGCTCGGGGATCCCGACGGTGGCCAACGTGCACGAAGTCGCCCAGTCGCAGCACCCGGACTGCCGCGTGGTCTACGTCGACCGCGACCCGGTGGCGGTCGCGCACAGCGAATTGATGCTCGCCGGCAACGATCGTGCAGCGATAGTGCACGCCGATATGCGGGATCCGGAGAAGATTTTCGATGCACCACAGGTGCGCGCTTTACTTGATTTCGACAAACCCCTCGGTTTGCTGATGCTCTTGATGCTGCATTGGGTTCCCGACGAATCCGGCCCGCTCGAACTCGTCGGGCGGTACGGCGCGGCGCTCGCGCCCGGCAGTTTTCTCGCGATCACCCACGTCACCGGTGACCACCAGGACGAAAATCTCGAAGTGGCGACGGAGGCGATCAAGGAAAGCCGGAGCCCCGACCAAGTGAACCTGCGGACGCACGCCGAGGTGACCGAGCTCTTCGGCGGATTCGAAATCGTCGAACCGGGATTGGTCGGCTGCGGGGAATGGCGGCCGTCCGGCCCGGCGGACATCTCCGCCGCCGCCGCGATGAACATGCTGGTCTACGCCGGCATCGGCCGCAAGAACTGATCGGACGCGCCGGATGCCGATGCCCGACCTCCAACCGGACCAGCCCACAGTCCCCGACCCGGATCGCGGGCGGCACCTGCTCGCCCGGAAGTGGGCCTACCTGCTCAGCGGCGTGACCGTCGTTTCGCTGGGCCGGGACGAACTCGACACCGAACTGCGCGGCGTGCTCGCCACGTTGTGCGCCTGCCTGCGCGGCACGTCCGCGGACACCGCGCCCGCCGAACGGATCGGCGCGCGGCTGGTCGGGCTCGGCTACGTCGGCGAGCCCGGGCTGCGGTGCACGCTCGACGTCCTCGCGAAGGGCCTGCCCGCGCTGCCGGAACTCCAGGCGGTGGACCGCTTGGCCGAGCGCGTCGCGCTGACGCTGGGCGCGCTCTCGTGCGGGTTCCTGCGCGCGCACGAACGCAGCGTCCTCGACCAGCAGGAGATCATGCACCTCTCGCTGCTCAAGGCGGTGCGCGACGCCCAGTGGCACCTCAAGGAAAGCGAGGCGCGCTTCGAAGAAGTCGTGACGTCGTCGGCGAGCGGCATCGCGCTGGTCTCCCTCGACGGCCGGATCGTGCGGGCGAACGCGGCACTGGCCGAGATGCTCGGGCACCAGCCCGGCGAGCTGACCGGGTCCGTGCTGTACGACGTCGTCCACTCCGGCACCGTCGGTGTCCTGCGCACGGCGATGGAGGCGCTGCGCGAGGGCGGCCGGGAGCGGGTCCGGCAGTCGCAACGGCTGCTGCGCAAGGACGGCGACGTCGCCCGGATCTCGCTCACCGCGTCCCTGCTGCGCGACGCCGAGGACCGGCCGGGGTACTTCGTCGTCGTGGTCGAGGACGGCACCGAACTGGTTCTGCTGCAAGGGGAACTGAGCCGCCAGGCCCTGCACGACGTGCTCACCGGGCTGCCGAACCGGCAGTACTTCGGCACCCACCTGGAGACGGCGCTGCGACGCGCCGACCCGGTGTACGGCGTGACGTTGTTCCACGTCGACCTCGACGCGTTCGGGATGGTCTGCAACAGCCTCGGCCGCCGGATCGGCGAGCAACTGCTGGTGCACTTCGCGCAGCGGCTGAAGGTGGTGATGGCCGGGGAAAAGGCGATGATCGCGCGGTTCCACAGCGACGAGTTCGGCATCCTGGTCGAGAACACCGCGACGACGCCGGACATCGGCACCATCGTGCGCGCCATCAACGACGAGCTCGCCGAACCGTTCTTCGTCGACGGGCACGGGCTCGCGCTGTCGGCGAGCGCCGGCGTGGTGCACCGGCCGTCGAAGGGCATCGACCCGGTGGAACTGCTGCGGGCGGCGGACCAGACGCTGCGGCGCGCCAAGGAACGGCGGCGCGGCCAGTGGAAGATGTTCGACCGGGAGGCCGACGCCGACGACCGGCGGACGCAGGCGCTGGCCGTCGGCATGGCCGGGGCCTGGGAGCACGGCGAGATCAGCGTCCGGTACCGGCCGATGGCGCGGCTCGCCGACGGCGGGGTGGCCGGCGTCGAAGCCCGGCTGCACTGGGACCGGCCGGACGAGCGGGTGCCCGCGCACGAACAGTGCGCGGAGCTCGCCGAGTCGACCGGGCTGGTGCTGCCGCTCGGTGACTGGCTGCTGCGCGCGGCGGGCCGTCAGGGCGAGTGGTGGCGGCAGCGCGCGGGGTTCGGCCTCCCGATGGTCGCCGGCCTGACCGGGCACCAGGTGTCGGACGACGCGCTGGGCACGCGCGTCACGCGGCTGCTGGCCGACACCGGCCTGCCGCCGGACCAGCTGATGCTCGGCGTGCCGGTCGGCGCGCTGCCGGTGTCCGGGGTGATCGAGAACGTCACCGCGCTGGCCGACCTCGGCGTCCACGTGATGCTCGACGAGTTCGGGCTGGGGCCCGACGACCTGCGGGCGGTCCAGGACCTGCCGGTCGACATCGTGCGCGTCGACCGGCGGCTCGCCGAATGGCAGTCGTGGTCGGACTCGACGTTCCTCGGCGCGCTCGTGCCGCTGGTCCGGCAGGTCGGCGCCACCCTCGTCGTCGACGGCATCCACACCGA
Coding sequences within:
- a CDS encoding amidohydrolase family protein; this translates as MSPTLLRGGRVIDPAGGFDGVTDVLLTGDRVTAVGPHPAPEPGTTLVDVAGLVVGPGFVDLHSHAQSIAGLRLRAMDGVTTALELEAGLMPLGRAYAEAAAAGRPVHYGFSASWGAARARVLAGVEPDARVQTTMAALGDPRWQRSSSPPELAAWLSLLDGELAAGALGIGVLMGYAPYSAPPEFLAVARLAAAAGVPVYTHVRELAEVDAAIPVDGAAELALAAAETGAAMHHCHVNSTSGRHLERVLRTLDEARREGSRVTVEAYPYGAGSTAVGAAFLDPERLRLKGLGPASVVMLESGERVADEARLRELRRADPGAACVLEFLDERVAADRALLHASLAFPDAVVASDAMPVTWPGGVRESTDWPLPPGGSTHPRTAGTFARALRVMVRETGAWTWLEAFRRCSHLPARILDDVAPAARGKGWLGAGADADLVVLDPGTITDTATHADPTRPSAGVRHLFVAGVPVVADGELRAGALPGRGVRGEPR
- a CDS encoding putative bifunctional diguanylate cyclase/phosphodiesterase, producing the protein MPDLQPDQPTVPDPDRGRHLLARKWAYLLSGVTVVSLGRDELDTELRGVLATLCACLRGTSADTAPAERIGARLVGLGYVGEPGLRCTLDVLAKGLPALPELQAVDRLAERVALTLGALSCGFLRAHERSVLDQQEIMHLSLLKAVRDAQWHLKESEARFEEVVTSSASGIALVSLDGRIVRANAALAEMLGHQPGELTGSVLYDVVHSGTVGVLRTAMEALREGGRERVRQSQRLLRKDGDVARISLTASLLRDAEDRPGYFVVVVEDGTELVLLQGELSRQALHDVLTGLPNRQYFGTHLETALRRADPVYGVTLFHVDLDAFGMVCNSLGRRIGEQLLVHFAQRLKVVMAGEKAMIARFHSDEFGILVENTATTPDIGTIVRAINDELAEPFFVDGHGLALSASAGVVHRPSKGIDPVELLRAADQTLRRAKERRRGQWKMFDREADADDRRTQALAVGMAGAWEHGEISVRYRPMARLADGGVAGVEARLHWDRPDERVPAHEQCAELAESTGLVLPLGDWLLRAAGRQGEWWRQRAGFGLPMVAGLTGHQVSDDALGTRVTRLLADTGLPPDQLMLGVPVGALPVSGVIENVTALADLGVHVMLDEFGLGPDDLRAVQDLPVDIVRVDRRLAEWQSWSDSTFLGALVPLVRQVGATLVVDGIHTEDQASWWRTAGAELGTGDYFGVAEPAAELAGQFAGT
- a CDS encoding cytochrome P450, which codes for MTAPVAPGRWPFLGHTPALLRQRFAFTSSLHDHGEIVKLYLGPAPTYFVTSPRLAHEVLVTAGPKFRKGAMFDKFRPFVGNGLVLSNGDFHRHQRRLMQPAFHRDRLIAYAEIMRNAAAALADSWRAGEVRPVDEDMQRLAVTIVGEALFSTELGKEAIAEARRSIYLIIQQGMIRALSPKFVEKLPVPGNRRFDEAITRMRAIVLAVIREWRAEGTDHGDLLSTLLLAGMTDEQARDEVLTLLTAGIETTALALSWTFHELGRHREVEARVHAEIDEVLGGRPVTAENLGRLGYVRQVVDEVLRVYPLWMLMRRTLEEVDLGGVRLPAGAEVIVSPHALHHDPASFPDPARFDPGRWTPERAAELPKGAFIPFGAGNRQCIGNRFAQNEIVITVATVAARWRLVPLPDHPVRVKFTSAAYPDSLPMTAVPRR
- a CDS encoding GNAT family N-acetyltransferase, with translation MAELVTEPPEVAAAAAAGVVVRELAGVPELTAVCALFRSIWGGTLVTAELLKALAAAGNYVAGAFDGDRLLGGCLGFFGHPAKGSLHSHIAGVARAGSGRGVGFALKLHQRAWALREGATRVSWTFDPLVRRNAHFNLAKLAARPVRYLPDFYGPMGDAINGSGATDRLMTVWDLTSPAVEAAVRGRLSLVDDVTGAPALSVGTDGGPVPGPADAPVVLVAVPPDIEAVRVSDPGLGRVWRIALREVLHGLMTGGARVTGFDRAGRYVVAREWP
- a CDS encoding SAM-dependent methyltransferase, with translation MTRSPEWVPPGVDISVPSMARTYDFMLGGGHHFAVDRAVGEQIERAMPGLRDAARVNRAFLGRAVRFMTGQGIRQFLDIGSGIPTVANVHEVAQSQHPDCRVVYVDRDPVAVAHSELMLAGNDRAAIVHADMRDPEKIFDAPQVRALLDFDKPLGLLMLLMLHWVPDESGPLELVGRYGAALAPGSFLAITHVTGDHQDENLEVATEAIKESRSPDQVNLRTHAEVTELFGGFEIVEPGLVGCGEWRPSGPADISAAAAMNMLVYAGIGRKN
- a CDS encoding condensation domain-containing protein — translated: MTDENHWTIEETLPVTPGVLAELYAQVLGLDDVGTDDSFFDLGGDDVSSLQLVRRARAVGVLIQPDDVAWHETPAELAPVARQGGASADPLDDVGVGAVAVTPIIEAFHAHGGLVDRFFQAMLIATPAGLDLAGVSRLLQAVVDHHDVLRLRVASGGDGGLALTVRPVGSVPVARYLEHVDCRGLSGEQAEATIAAGYEAAGDRLGLTADSLLQPVWFDHGPDRPGTLLVLIHHVVVDGVSWRILLQDLAAGWAAISAGEPIGLPATGTSFRRWSLLLAAQAHAPARAAELPVWQGILAPAEPLVCGDLDPEKDIYATAAKVSKRLPVAQTVPLLGTVPSALGAGIQDVLLAAFAFAAARWARARGRAAGPLVVDVEGHGRDESVAPGVDLSRTLGWFTSMYPVRLDPDAVAWDDLLAGGAAARRGVERIKENLRAVPGGLGFGLLRHLNARTRARLEPAVRPDAGFNYLGRVASSTGDSPWTPRPGPGEGGGFLGGGQADMPLLHVLDLNAITYDTADGPQLVANWTFAGRHLTEHEVGELADLWFAALAAIATVAGHGRG
- a CDS encoding alpha/beta hydrolase, which encodes MLLTLLPAPARAATTTCEDLNVPVTVALLPQTVHGRLCAPAGARTVVVLIPGGTYNASYWDIGYTPQTRSFRLAVNNAGVATLALDRLGTGASSKPLSTLLSASVQATAAHQVIQSVRARFAKVIVGGHSIGSAMAMIEAGRYHDVDGVLVTGMTHRMNLITVIPVLATMIPAPFDPAVPGRDAGYLTTSPGTRYTAFHTPGPLDEAAIAYDESTKDVFAATEAVDSLTLTTVVTPASQQITVPVLLVVGDDPHFCGTLGSDCSSPEALRASEAPFFGGPLQTYILDGYGHAIDYAPNAPAYFGVVAAWLESF